A region of the Pelecanus crispus isolate bPelCri1 chromosome 1, bPelCri1.pri, whole genome shotgun sequence genome:
attttcttgctgttgtcaATCCAGCAAATTTATGATTTAATGAATgattatttctaaaacaaattacAATTAAAGATTCTAGTTTACTTTTGCAAATCTTGAAAAGGTCAAAatcagggatttttttaagcattctgCTGTCAGtcttaaaatatcattttagttatttttttagatCTATTCCTGTTACCTATGTGCTGTTGTATCCGAAACCTGTATCAGTTCCATCACTAGGATTAAACCACcatggtttgtttttcagtaaatcAGGACCACAGGGAAAGATAAgtggttttaaaatgttaaaatttgaAGTTTATAAATGCACCGGGAGCGTGTTTTCTAGAACCGTGCCTATTAAAGTACCAACGAAAAGTTCAGATGGTGAGATTATTTTTTGTAGTATTCatatctggttttgtttctctagtTCTTCCTGCAGCTACAGCAGGCCGAGCTGGAGGTTCGTGCAGAAAGTAACGCTGTCAGTAAACtacagctggggcagctggctTCGATGGAGAGCTCTGTCTTTGATGAAATGATTAACCTCCTGGAACGCCTGAAACATGACATGCTGACTCGTCAAGTAGATCATGTCTTCAGAGAGGTCAAAGATGCTGCAAAGCTGTACAAAAAAGAGAGGTGATTCTGTCTGTTTACTGTCCTCCCAGCTTACGGTACTATTTCCTGTTAAAAATTTTGAGGTAAATAAAGGCAGGAATAGCTAAtaggcaaaattattttcctgaataGGAATGGCGCGGGGCAGTAAGTTTTGGAAAATTCTCTTAATGCTGATTTCAAGACTATTTTAATGCTATGTTATCTAAAGTAGTTCCACAATTAGTGGGTGCGTTATCTTAAAGATCCTAGGGAGAATTCTGGATCACTCCAGTTTGGacaagaattattttcttcacagtggTATTAAAGAGTTAATACGAAATGGTTTGTAATGGCTGTTCTGTCTTTGCAGACTCATAGGGCTTCTTGAACATTTGCTCCCGAGTAGAATTTCTGAAGTACTTCGTAAAAGGAATACAACTCCGCAATGATTTTCTAGATTAGATGGAGCTTCTTTGAACGGCATGTTCAGAGATTTATAACTAAAGCATgagtttaatattaaatgaaatttaaacaTAGCATTAGACTGTGATTACTTTTAGATTTGAGATGGGAAAGGAGAACTCTCTCTGAACCATTGTAAATGAgtaagattctttttttaaaaggataattTTAACTTCAGTTGTTGCAATatgaataatttcattataaTGACTTCAGTGCGATAATTTCTTTCAGGTGGTTATCTTTACCATCTCAAGCAGAGCAAGCAGTAATGTCTTTATCGAGCACAGCTTGCCCAATGTTGTTGACCCTACGAGACCGCTTGCTACAACTAGAACAGCAGCTCTGTCACTCACTGTTCAAAATTTTTTGGCAAATGCTTGCAGAGAAAGTGGATATATACATCTATCAGGAAGTAGGTATCAGCAAAATGTGACCTACACGATACAGCGTAGGTGTAAGTGACTGGCCTAAACAGTGCATGCACCTCTTTGTGTTTGTAGATAATTATGGCAAATCATTTCAATGAAGGAGGAGCAGCACAACTCCAGTTTGACATGAGCAGAAATCTGTTCCCTTTATTTTCACACTACTGCAAGAGGCCAGAAAACTACTTCAAGCAGTAAGTAGGCAAACTTCTGACCTACGGGTATTTCAAAAGTGTGAATGTCCAGATGGATACATGTGTTTTACGTATCACCAAGattttttcacagttttgaTCCACACTTAATATAGATCATTTGTGTTTCCAGTGTTTACAACTAGGAAAGTTTTGATTCTGCAGCATGTACTCAGACAGCAACAGACTGTGGCATGTGTTGTGGAGTATTTTGTGCAGTCAGTTTCGTCTAGACAAATTAACTTATGGAAGGAATATAAGTAGCGCAGACTTCCAAATCTGGGGCCAAAGAAACTACTCAAAGATATAGTTACAACACAGTAAACTTTACTGTTAGAAGAAAGACTACATTAAACTATGTTCCCACTCAGAATTGCCTTGCATAGCAGTCTAGTTGCTTTCATTGATGAGAAGCAGCTACCTGCTTTGTGGTTAGTCTTTTTTAAATAGCCCACAGTCCTCTAAAGAGTCCACTGCTAAACTCCTAGGCTAACTGGGGCAGAAATCTTAGTGTTTTTATATCAGCATGCAGCATGGCATTCAGTCTCAAACACTTGAAGACAAAGATTATATATTGGCATTTTTTAATTGGAATATTCACGTAGCATCTTCAGGTTTAAGGGGGTTTTCTGAGCACATCACTTTCATAAAGGTAATTGATACGTACATATTAATCCCAGCGTAAGAGGACGCAGATGCACAAAGGAACCGTAAAAAATAATGCGTAATGGGTACGTGGCTATCTGTCATATTTAGACTAGAAACAAAGACAGGGTATCTGTTTGCTCCCTAATGATATTAATTAGGGAAAATGTTCAGATTCTAGCAACTGTTTGTTAAACTGTGCTCTTAAAATATGCTGATAAGAAGTTTCTAATTAGGGGAAAATGTAGTTACGGAAAGCTAAACAGATTAAGTGGTAAAttctattctgtatttttaatactggTGGAAAAACTTAAGCAGCAAAAGCCACGCCGAGCACTGGGAGGCAAAATCTTgatgaaatacatatatataataatttatataaatatatataaaataataatggaaaaggCTTAGAGAGTAAGAACAAGCATACTATTTGCCTTGATCTAAGCAGCACTTTTCAGTTCAATACTTCTGATCCTTTTCGGAAGTCCATGGAGGATTTTTGTTAATCACTGTGTGCACAAAATTAAGTGTATCTCATGGGTGCTTCTCATATTAATCCATATAACTTTTTTCTCTAGCATAAAAGAAGCCTGTATTATCCTGAACCTGAATATTGGCTCTGCCTTGCTTCTGAAGGATGTACTACAGtcagcttcagaaaatgaaacattaaagcCAAACCAGCCATCTCCAACAGCAGCACTAAATGAACTTGGAGTTTATAAATTAGCTCAAAAGGATGTTGAGATTCTTCTCAATTTGAGAGCTAGTTGGCCAAATCCAGGAAAATAAAGACTTCTTCAGAAATGGTTAATAACTTGGTCTAAATTACTTATTTCAAACAATGCAAGTATGTTGTAATATacttgggttatttttttcaatgctgTATGCTGAATGACTGGTTTAATCTAATCTTATGCCTTATTgtatacagttttaaaaaattttcaaaacGCTATTGGCTTTGTTTTGAACTGTGTAGATCTTCATTTTCCATAGCCACCTTGCCATTGCATTTAGAAGCtgaaactgtcttcatctctaATGTATTCCTTAGAATGATTGACAAGGCAGACATATTCAGAGTATTTACAGTGTAAATACACCTGTGTACAGTATGGACAACTATTCCTTATGCACTGGTCCACCTTCACTTAAACACAGATGTTACACTTGTAAACCCCAGGTAATGGATGTTCTGTATTAAATGTGTATATACAGGACACGGAAGGAATGAAGAAATatgtcattttgttttctttattcatactaattcagatttttttttttttttgctgtaccaGAGtcttccctattttttttaaagtttctccATAAAAATTGCATAAATATACTGTGTTGtaaatttgaaaatatcatTTTACTTGGAAGCGCTACCTTTCTTTAACTGTCATTTGTCATAACTTGCTGAAGTTGGTCTTTCCTTTAACACACCACAGCACAAGCCCAACAAGCAACTTAAGAAACAGCTCAACTcttaaagttaattttattcaatGGTAATGAGCCAACAAGTAACAACCCCTTACTGTAAGCTACAACACGAAGGAGGAAACTCCAAAACACTATTTTGGTTGTGTAAAAGAGATCTgtactttttaagaaaagcagttCTCAAAAGATACCCTTCCAGGGCCTGGTAAACATGAACAAGTTCTTGTCATCTGTCCTTTTCAGCTGATTGCTCAAAtgggggcaaggggagggaAATGAGAAGAGAGTACTGCTTAAAATCAGTGATCCACAGCTGAGAAACCAGAAGAATTGAGCAAggtgcacatttttaatatatttagcAGATCACTGCTCAAACTAATAAAcagcccagctctccagcatctttttcttcctaagacaggaaaaaaaaaaagaattctagTTAGATAAAAATGAGGATAATTAGTTACCTTTCAGTGATTGCAACAACCAAAAAATTGCCTCTAGAACCGCACCCTGACCATGAGAAATTGTTGTAACTCTGAGCTTGTTCCATCTACAGCTGCTTTACTACCTCTGGCAAAAAAGGCAACACTGCTTCACTCTTTCACATTTCTAGAACAGCGTTTGAACCCCTGGCTACCTGATGACCGTCTGATCTGAGGGGCAGGTAATCAGAGAGGTCTGCTCTGAGAGGATCCTGGAACTGAGATGGCAGAGGAGAATGCCGAGTTTGGTTCGGGTTACGGTTACAGCAAGTCACGCAAGGTCAGGCAGTAACTGACCTTTTTAACTCTTGCAGCAAAGTAAATGGGTAAAGCTTAAACCAGCAAGTCCTTTAATTTATATAGTTTtgtaaataaagaataaatctcAGGAAAATATCTTCTGTGCGTATCTCCCTCCAAAAAACCTTTCAATTAAACTTACACTTCTTCCTTGAATACATCCAGTGTGATATTCGCATCATCTCCAAACTGCAGATCTTCAGTGCTCAGTCCCAAAGTTTTAAGAGCTAAAGGTAAGGAAAGAGAATTTCCTATGCTAGTCTTGGAAAGATTAATTTAACACcttaatataataaaatataaggtaaatatatatgtaacttaaaaatatgtaacttTTTTAACTTTCCAAGGTTGTGTATTGGCAGACGTGCGGATGCTTATATGTAAAGTATACTTTACTATATAAAGTATACATAGGCATAGCTCTGAAACGATTTTAATAATTCTGTGCAAGCAAATACAAACACTGCAGTATGACGTGCTGCTCAGGTGAGACGCACCCTCTCTGTACTGCGCCGGTGTTATGTGGCCTTGGCCTACGACATCCAGCAACTCGAACATGGCGGCCAGGTTGGCCTCGTCCATCAGGTAAGGGTACTCGCCCTCGGCTCGCTTTCCAGCCTTCACCCTTTCCAGCGCCTGGATCAGGAACTCGCGCGGCCTTTCTGCAACGAAGGAAAATTGCCCACCGGCGCGGGGCGATCAGCCAGCCGCCGAGCCCACGCCATCCCTTCCCGTCCCCACCCCGCTTTTCGGGGTGccctgcccccggggctgccctgccgCACCGGGCCGGTGGTAGAGCAGGAGCGCGGCGAGGCGGTGGAGCAGCTCGGGGAGGCGGTGGCGCCGCAGGTAGTCGCGGCCTTGCTGCTCGCCCGCCGCCATCCCGCGTTGCTGGGAGACCGCGCGCGCCGGCCCTcagccggccccgccccgccgccgcgcgcgccGCCCGTTAACCgtcgccgccccgccgccgccgccgccgcgcgcgccGGCCGTTAACCGtcgccgccccgccgggaggCTGCGTGAGGTGAGGGCGGGAAGGGCGAGCGTGGGAGCCGCTGCTACCGGGGCAGGAGAAGCGCCCTCGGGGAAGGCAACGCGACAGGCGAacggcggcgggggctcggcgggaggggcgggagCTGCTCGCCGGAGCTGGCGGCGGTGCTCCTGCGGTCAGCTCAGGCCGTCAGGCGGGGTAAAGCGGGTTGCTGAGGCCGTGCTGACGGCGCAGCCCCTGCTTTAGTGC
Encoded here:
- the EFCAB10 gene encoding EF-hand calcium-binding domain-containing protein 10, encoding MAAGEQQGRDYLRRHRLPELLHRLAALLLYHRPERPREFLIQALERVKAGKRAEGEYPYLMDEANLAAMFELLDVVGQGHITPAQYREALKTLGLSTEDLQFGDDANITLDVFKEEVCIYPLSLQAFAKKF